In the Quercus lobata isolate SW786 chromosome 5, ValleyOak3.0 Primary Assembly, whole genome shotgun sequence genome, one interval contains:
- the LOC115992327 gene encoding serine/threonine-protein kinase-like protein ACR4, with protein sequence MTSSSSIQILSPHQTLQIKTVKMSHTKVIVYCFVMVSLSISLIILGIVLYLICKKRPVESEESLPIKRCARAYTLTDIDAATDGFNHRRIVGQGRLGTVYAAVLEEQVAAVKRIHPRLVLSNAGFGFSTVIKSLSLAQHPHVVSIIGFSEAPGERIIVMDFVGMVSLDFYLHQNPDGVSLLDWSHRLRIAAGAARGLEYLHEGMAPNIVHGCIKASNILIDAKFCARVCDYGLSFLAPQERKGLIGYVDDEYWSNEGCGPCKESDVYGFGVVLLEILSGRVSEEGLLVKWALPLIKEMKFSELLDPRQGFPSDVKPLVRMAKVASSCVGNSRKSRPSIGQVATILNSLEMELRV encoded by the coding sequence ATGACCAGCTCTTCCTCTATTCAAATTTTAAGCCCTCATCAGACCCTGCAAATTAAGACAGTAAAAATGAGCCACACTAAGGTTATTGTTTATTGCTTTGTCATGGTTAGCTTATCTATCTCTCTCATCATTCTTGGTATTGTCCTCTATCTTATTTGCAAAAAGAGGCCTGTTGAATCAGAAGAAAGTCTTCCTATTAAGCGTTGTGCTCGTGCGTACACATTAACTGATATTGATGCTGCCACCGATGGCTTCAACCACCGCAGAATTGTTGGCCAGGGCCGCCTTGGAACTGTTTATGCCGCCGTACTTGAAGAACAAGTTGCAGCTGTTAAGCGGATTCATCCCCGGCTTGTATTGAGTAATGCAGGATTTGGATTTTCAACCGTGATCAAATCTCTTTCGTTAGCCCAACACCCCCATGTAGTGTCAATTATAGGCTTTTCAGAAGCTCCTGGTGAGAGAATTATAGTAATGGATTTCGTTGGCATGGTaagtttagatttttatttgCATCAAAACCCAGATGGGGTTTCTCTATTGGATTGGAGCCACCGCTTGAGGATTGCCGCAGGGGCTGCCCGAGGGCTAGAGTACTTGCATGAAGGCATGGCACCAAATATAGTCCATGGTTGTATCAAGGCctcaaatattttaattgatgCGAAATTTTGTGCAAGAGTTTGTGATTATGGGCTATCTTTTTTGGCACCCCAAGAGAGGAAAGGTCTAATAGGGTATGTGGATGATGAGTACTGGAGTAACGAAGGGTGTGGACCTTGCAAAGAAAGTGATGTTTATGGGTTTGGGGTGGTTTTATTAGAAATTTTGAGTGGGAGAGTAAGCGAAGAAGGGTTGCTAGTTAAATGGGCATTGCCATTGATTAAGGAAATGAAGTTTTCTGAACTTTTGGACCCAAGACAGGGATTTCCTTCTGATGTGAAGCCTCTTGTTAGGATGGCCAAAGTTGCTTCATCTTGTGTTGGTAACTCTAGGAAGAGTAGGCCTTCCATTGGTCAGGTGGCAACAATTTTGAACAGTTTGGAGATGGAGTTACGTGTTTGA